The following coding sequences lie in one Stenotrophomonas rhizophila genomic window:
- a CDS encoding IS110 family transposase, whose amino-acid sequence MNGIGIDVSKRRLDVGTSDGQTLQVSNDPSGFAELDLWLRQRPSNQIVLEATGGYEQPVLDFLHKAGHPVVRANALRARKLAQGLGQRAKTDRLDAYALAQMATLVKLPAYQPLEAWQQKLREFVRARRQMIQALAVARQQQEMVGDRELRRLLQANITHLKTLVKRLGKQIAEQLAQQPQLTVLKSMKGVGPVVQAVLASYLPELGHISGKAIASLVGVAPMSHDSGTMRGKRSIHGGRAEIRQVLYMAGMSALQHEPRIRDFYRSLRARGKEAKVAIVAVMRKMLVILNARVRDAQSGPIPA is encoded by the coding sequence ATGAACGGGATCGGGATTGATGTAAGCAAGCGCCGGCTGGATGTTGGAACCTCCGACGGCCAAACCCTGCAGGTCAGCAATGACCCCTCCGGTTTCGCTGAATTGGACCTCTGGCTGAGGCAGCGCCCGAGTAACCAGATCGTGCTGGAGGCCACCGGTGGCTACGAACAGCCTGTGCTGGATTTTCTGCACAAGGCCGGTCATCCGGTGGTTCGGGCCAATGCCTTGCGGGCGCGGAAGCTTGCTCAGGGGCTGGGCCAGAGGGCCAAGACCGACCGCTTGGATGCCTATGCATTGGCACAGATGGCCACGCTGGTGAAGCTGCCGGCCTATCAGCCGTTGGAGGCTTGGCAGCAGAAACTGCGGGAGTTTGTGCGGGCACGTCGACAGATGATCCAGGCCTTGGCCGTCGCGCGACAGCAGCAGGAAATGGTGGGTGATCGTGAACTGCGCCGGCTTTTGCAGGCCAACATCACCCACCTGAAGACACTGGTCAAACGCCTGGGAAAGCAGATTGCCGAGCAGCTCGCTCAACAGCCCCAGCTCACGGTTCTGAAGTCGATGAAGGGCGTGGGGCCGGTGGTACAGGCGGTGCTGGCCAGCTACCTGCCTGAGCTGGGCCATATCAGTGGAAAGGCCATCGCCAGCCTGGTGGGCGTGGCGCCGATGTCCCACGACAGCGGGACGATGCGTGGAAAACGAAGCATCCACGGCGGTCGAGCCGAGATCCGTCAGGTGCTTTACATGGCCGGCATGTCAGCCCTGCAGCACGAACCGCGCATACGGGACTTTTACCGGTCGCTACGGGCCCGCGGCAAGGAGGCCAAAGTAGCCATCGTGGCGGTAATGCGAAAGATGCTGGTGATCCTCAACGCCCGCGTGCGCGACGCTCAAAGCGGACCGATCCCCGCCTGA
- a CDS encoding YcgL domain-containing protein produces the protein MQAYVYKSQRKQDTYVYLAVRDDFNAVPDALKASLAPFAFVLEVALTPDRRLALADVAQVRANLAERGFHLQMPPPLVAPVRVPRRDD, from the coding sequence ATGCAAGCCTACGTCTACAAAAGCCAACGCAAGCAGGACACTTACGTCTACCTCGCCGTCCGTGATGACTTCAACGCCGTACCTGACGCGTTGAAGGCCAGCCTGGCGCCGTTCGCATTCGTCCTTGAAGTCGCCCTGACCCCCGACCGTCGCCTCGCCCTGGCCGACGTTGCGCAAGTGCGCGCCAACCTCGCCGAACGCGGCTTCCACCTGCAGATGCCCCCGCCGCTGGTCGCCCCCGTGCGCGTACCGCGCCGCGATGACTGA
- a CDS encoding monovalent cation:proton antiporter-2 (CPA2) family protein has translation MHSGALELALVLLLAAVIAVPVFKKLGFGAVLGYLAAGVVLGPDGLGFVQDADRILGAAEIGVVMLLFVIGLELSPARLKVMRRSVFGAGALQVALSALVLGSLLLLDHFQWKSALIVGIALALSSTAVGLQLLSEHKAINSDYGRLGFAILLFQDLIAIPLLAAIPLLGGAKNETLQWNDVAVALGALAVVILCGRPVLRRLFNIIARTRSPEVFTAMALLVVLGTAWFMQEAGLSPSLGAFLAGVLLSDSEFRHELESQIEPFKGLLLGLFFIAVGMGIDLDRIVAEPAMIAAGVAILLVVKFGLLFGIGKLAKLRTRHAVMLGSVLWLGGEFAFVVFNEAQRAHLLGSANHDRLVAIVGLSMAITPLLMIALLRLLGREDAPKGTAPPADKVDTGGTQPQVMIAGMGRFGQVVARLLTAQKIPFVALESNPDTVSDLRRFGNKLYYGDPTRPEMLRAAGGEHIRVYVVTLDDPDANMRATRLIRRMYPDAVVLVRARNRQHAWRLMDMSAEPFREVFGTSLELSERMLIALGIPADTARSHVQRFREHDEKLLRDQYLVYDDEAAVIQTSRDARADLMHLFEADAERDAKTDASDRRG, from the coding sequence AGAAGCTGGGCTTCGGCGCGGTGCTGGGCTACCTGGCTGCCGGCGTGGTGCTGGGCCCGGATGGGCTGGGTTTCGTGCAGGATGCCGACCGCATCCTGGGCGCGGCCGAAATCGGCGTGGTGATGCTGCTGTTCGTGATCGGGCTGGAGCTGTCCCCGGCCCGCCTGAAGGTGATGCGGCGCTCGGTGTTCGGCGCCGGGGCACTGCAGGTGGCGCTGAGCGCACTGGTGCTGGGCAGCCTGCTGCTGCTCGACCACTTCCAGTGGAAGAGCGCGCTGATCGTGGGCATCGCGCTGGCGCTGTCGTCCACCGCAGTGGGCCTGCAGCTGCTGTCCGAGCACAAGGCGATCAACAGCGATTACGGCCGGCTGGGCTTTGCGATCCTGCTGTTCCAGGACCTGATCGCCATTCCCCTGCTGGCGGCGATTCCGCTGCTGGGCGGGGCCAAGAACGAAACCCTGCAATGGAACGACGTGGCCGTGGCGCTGGGCGCGCTGGCGGTGGTGATCCTGTGCGGGCGACCGGTGCTGCGCCGGCTGTTCAACATCATCGCGCGCACGCGCAGCCCGGAAGTGTTCACCGCGATGGCGCTGCTGGTGGTGCTGGGCACGGCGTGGTTCATGCAGGAGGCCGGGTTGAGCCCGAGCCTGGGCGCGTTCCTGGCCGGCGTGCTGCTGTCCGATTCGGAATTCCGCCACGAGCTGGAATCGCAGATCGAACCGTTCAAGGGGCTGCTGCTGGGGCTGTTCTTCATTGCGGTGGGCATGGGCATCGACCTGGACCGCATCGTCGCCGAGCCGGCGATGATCGCCGCGGGCGTGGCGATCCTGCTGGTGGTGAAGTTCGGCCTGCTGTTCGGCATCGGCAAGCTGGCCAAGCTGCGCACCCGGCACGCGGTGATGCTGGGCAGCGTGCTTTGGCTGGGCGGTGAGTTCGCCTTCGTGGTGTTCAACGAAGCGCAGCGCGCACACCTGCTGGGCAGCGCCAACCACGACCGGCTGGTGGCGATCGTGGGCCTGTCGATGGCGATCACCCCGCTGTTGATGATCGCGCTGCTGCGCCTGCTGGGCCGCGAGGACGCACCCAAGGGCACTGCGCCACCGGCCGACAAGGTGGACACCGGCGGCACCCAGCCGCAGGTGATGATCGCCGGCATGGGCCGCTTCGGCCAGGTGGTGGCGCGCCTGCTGACCGCCCAGAAGATTCCGTTCGTGGCGCTGGAGTCGAACCCGGACACGGTGTCGGACCTGCGCCGGTTCGGCAACAAGCTGTACTACGGCGACCCGACCCGGCCGGAGATGCTGCGCGCTGCCGGTGGCGAGCACATCCGCGTGTATGTGGTGACGCTGGACGACCCGGACGCCAACATGCGCGCCACGCGGCTGATCCGGCGCATGTACCCCGATGCCGTGGTGCTGGTGCGTGCGCGCAACCGCCAGCATGCTTGGCGCTTGATGGACATGTCGGCCGAGCCGTTCCGCGAAGTGTTCGGCACCAGCCTGGAGCTGAGCGAGCGCATGCTGATCGCGCTGGGCATCCCGGCCGATACCGCGCGCAGCCATGTGCAGCGCTTCCGCGAGCACGACGAGAAACTGCTGCGCGACCAGTACCTGGTCTACGACGACGAGGCGGCGGTGATCCAGACCTCGCGTGATGCGCGGGCCGATCTGATGCATCTGTTCGAGGCGGATGCGGAGCGCGACGCGAAGACGGATGCGTCCGACCGGCGAGGTTGA
- a CDS encoding Abi family protein: MKAANAERLAEWNSDERMRRYLTWAGHCSARAASLYAMNLQLSESLYVPLQTLEVLLRNRIHHVLAAAHGQLWFEAGTRVLGIPRQHEQLRAATGDLRRQGRAITPGGIISHLTFGFWTMMFNKEHEVLWQQTLHRISADPAGRGLRRKQFSTPLVRIRQLRNRIAHHEPILHWPLQQHHADMMQLMEWLAPEAAGWCRTHDRFPPLLARWSHQLPRSTD, encoded by the coding sequence ATGAAGGCGGCGAATGCTGAGAGACTCGCTGAATGGAATTCCGACGAGCGCATGCGTCGCTATCTGACCTGGGCCGGTCATTGCAGCGCCCGTGCGGCCTCTCTCTACGCGATGAACTTACAGCTTTCCGAAAGTCTGTACGTGCCTCTGCAGACCCTTGAGGTCTTGCTGCGCAATCGTATTCATCACGTGCTGGCCGCCGCGCACGGGCAGCTCTGGTTCGAGGCAGGTACGAGGGTGCTGGGCATCCCGAGACAGCACGAACAACTAAGAGCCGCGACCGGGGATCTGCGGCGTCAAGGAAGGGCGATCACTCCGGGCGGCATCATCTCGCACCTGACCTTTGGATTCTGGACGATGATGTTCAACAAGGAACACGAGGTGCTATGGCAGCAGACGCTGCACCGGATTTCGGCAGACCCGGCCGGGCGTGGGCTTCGACGCAAGCAGTTTTCCACGCCGCTGGTGCGGATACGGCAGCTTCGCAACCGCATCGCGCATCACGAGCCGATCCTGCACTGGCCCTTACAGCAGCATCATGCGGACATGATGCAACTGATGGAATGGCTTGCGCCCGAGGCCGCAGGGTGGTGCCGCACGCATGACCGCTTTCCACCGCTTCTGGCCCGGTGGTCACATCAGTTGCCACGCAGTACCGATTAA
- a CDS encoding ankyrin repeat domain-containing protein: protein MTDALRNRATAIALAAGVLLALAAALGGVPAALGVALAQPAFALGISWWRRTRPVHPPAQLLRQELPALLAPWVAGPVLLAALVAWPLGALHDSGSLAAVLGLSVAVSAALLGVWRTWPLWNEIERTDGSLTDHWQALSGRDLSAWRGLAVAALVVVVCALVVLPAWPGLVADALRWPLTLAIVLLSPLAHLLLQAITPAAPLAARGHADLDTDAARAFTAQAAEPQPLEPLGTHEHLPALYDAARSGRVDRALQLLAAGADPHGLPDPAWRDQRNLPVLAAVLPDLRLLRELIARGVDVNAPHRGMTPLLAATRDSWHGRPEAVMTLLANGADSRAVDSDGNTPLHHAARSSDPGVAALLRDAAAEVDALNNDSWSPLAVACQVGNWRLARFLLERGAKTEPADGTPVLLAAAGTEEDDPAGVQLLLKHKARADARDRQRRSALHEAALAGHVDIIDVLLAAGANLESRDALSRTPWLEAARGGRAAVIEHLLPHKPDLGAVDLEGRNAVLLACMADSVSPLLVRRLLELGIAADIPDPQGRRAVDIAASAGRWTIVSLLDRSYPLPASVTDGLTAAEGDAALATSTLPDRPPLDLLREALGFGNFEGMVALARLCDPQELGGLLHDAELALDPQAVDWLLAHGAAPEVLDACGDTPMFALLARGIDAVPALQVLLRRGLSPAGRGGLARLLSACAQHDHASRGLEQLALELLERGADPFAPSPAGDPPLSLAVRLGWLRLQHALLVLGVDREARDSHGMTALHLATALAREGSLKLLVQQGASPEARAADGQTPLGVALSIGRRDLADWLDWRVWPLPRRVLRDADLPAAAMSGDADAVRRLIDLGFAVDVVDAQGCTALLRAAGGGHLAVVDLLLARGANPQHAAASGATPLSAAVSMRQIDIVSALLDAGAELEYRLPGGVTVLMLASALGLPDIVARLLTAGANVHAGDAQQLGPLHCAALYGFSARDRSRLLALLDTLLLAGAEPDQAAAGSVTPLLLLLGARAEPGTACDEQVVLAAVERLLDEDVSLDVRDPRGFGPLHLAALHGLPLLVQRLMRAGADPDVRDGLNRNPREIAVMRGFIDVAGEFAPRVPGVSSMARFLRDNG from the coding sequence ATGACTGACGCCCTGCGCAACCGCGCCACCGCCATCGCCCTGGCCGCCGGCGTCCTCCTGGCCCTCGCCGCCGCACTCGGCGGCGTACCGGCCGCGCTCGGCGTCGCCCTCGCACAGCCCGCATTCGCCCTCGGCATCTCCTGGTGGCGGCGCACCCGCCCCGTGCATCCGCCTGCGCAGCTCCTGCGCCAGGAACTGCCCGCACTGCTCGCCCCCTGGGTCGCCGGACCGGTGCTGCTTGCCGCCCTGGTCGCCTGGCCGCTGGGCGCACTGCATGACAGTGGCAGCCTCGCCGCCGTCCTCGGCCTCAGCGTCGCCGTCAGCGCCGCCCTGCTCGGCGTCTGGCGCACCTGGCCGCTGTGGAATGAAATCGAACGCACCGATGGCAGCCTCACCGACCACTGGCAGGCCCTGTCCGGCCGCGACCTGAGCGCCTGGCGTGGCCTGGCCGTCGCCGCCCTGGTCGTCGTGGTCTGCGCCCTGGTGGTGCTGCCCGCCTGGCCGGGCCTGGTCGCCGATGCCCTGCGCTGGCCGCTGACCCTCGCCATCGTCCTCCTTTCACCGTTGGCGCACCTGCTCCTGCAGGCCATCACCCCCGCCGCCCCGCTGGCGGCGCGTGGCCACGCCGACCTTGATACCGACGCCGCCCGTGCCTTCACCGCGCAGGCCGCCGAACCGCAGCCGCTGGAGCCGCTGGGCACGCACGAACACCTGCCCGCCCTGTACGACGCCGCCCGCAGCGGCCGCGTCGACCGCGCCCTGCAGCTGCTCGCCGCCGGTGCGGACCCACACGGCCTGCCGGATCCGGCCTGGCGCGACCAGCGCAACCTGCCCGTGCTGGCCGCCGTGCTGCCCGACCTGCGCCTGCTGCGCGAACTGATCGCACGCGGCGTCGACGTCAACGCTCCGCATCGCGGCATGACCCCCTTGCTCGCCGCCACCCGCGACAGCTGGCACGGCCGCCCCGAAGCCGTCATGACCCTGCTGGCCAACGGCGCCGACTCGCGCGCCGTCGACAGCGACGGCAACACCCCGTTGCACCACGCCGCACGCAGCTCCGACCCGGGCGTGGCCGCGCTGCTGCGCGATGCCGCCGCCGAAGTGGATGCGCTCAACAACGACAGCTGGTCGCCGCTGGCCGTGGCCTGCCAGGTCGGCAACTGGCGCCTGGCGCGGTTCCTGCTCGAGCGCGGCGCCAAGACCGAGCCCGCCGATGGCACGCCGGTCCTGCTGGCCGCCGCCGGCACCGAAGAAGACGATCCGGCCGGCGTGCAGCTGCTGCTCAAGCACAAGGCCCGCGCCGACGCACGCGACCGCCAGCGCCGCAGCGCCCTGCACGAAGCCGCCCTGGCCGGCCATGTCGACATCATCGACGTCCTGCTGGCCGCCGGCGCCAACCTGGAATCGCGCGATGCCCTGTCGCGCACGCCGTGGCTGGAAGCCGCCCGCGGCGGCCGTGCCGCCGTGATCGAACACCTGCTGCCGCACAAGCCCGACCTGGGCGCGGTCGACCTGGAAGGGCGCAATGCGGTGCTGCTGGCCTGCATGGCCGACAGCGTGTCGCCGCTGCTGGTGCGGCGCCTGCTGGAGCTGGGCATCGCCGCCGACATTCCCGATCCGCAGGGCCGCCGCGCCGTCGACATTGCCGCCAGCGCCGGTCGCTGGACCATCGTCTCGCTGCTCGATCGCAGCTACCCGCTGCCGGCCTCGGTCACCGACGGCCTGACCGCCGCCGAGGGCGATGCCGCCCTGGCCACGTCGACGCTGCCGGACCGCCCGCCGCTGGACCTGCTGCGTGAAGCGCTGGGGTTCGGCAATTTCGAAGGCATGGTCGCGTTGGCGCGCCTGTGCGATCCGCAGGAACTGGGCGGCCTGTTGCACGACGCCGAACTGGCGCTGGACCCGCAGGCCGTGGACTGGCTGCTGGCACATGGCGCCGCGCCGGAAGTGCTGGACGCCTGCGGCGATACGCCGATGTTCGCCCTGCTCGCGCGCGGCATCGATGCAGTGCCGGCCCTGCAGGTGCTGCTGCGGCGTGGCCTGTCCCCGGCTGGTCGCGGTGGCCTGGCGCGCCTGCTCAGTGCCTGCGCCCAGCACGACCACGCCTCGCGGGGCCTGGAACAGCTGGCGCTGGAACTGCTGGAGCGCGGTGCCGATCCGTTTGCCCCGTCCCCCGCGGGCGATCCGCCGCTGTCCCTGGCCGTGCGGCTGGGCTGGCTGCGGCTGCAACACGCGCTGCTGGTGCTGGGCGTGGACCGTGAGGCACGCGACAGCCACGGTATGACCGCCCTGCACCTGGCCACGGCGCTGGCCCGCGAAGGCTCGCTGAAGCTGCTGGTGCAGCAGGGCGCCTCGCCGGAAGCACGTGCTGCCGACGGCCAGACGCCGCTGGGCGTGGCGCTGTCGATCGGCCGCCGCGACCTGGCCGACTGGCTGGATTGGCGGGTGTGGCCCTTGCCGCGCCGTGTCCTGCGTGACGCCGATCTGCCGGCGGCGGCCATGTCCGGCGACGCCGATGCGGTGCGCCGCCTGATCGACCTGGGATTTGCGGTGGACGTGGTGGACGCCCAGGGCTGTACCGCCCTGCTGCGCGCAGCCGGCGGCGGACACCTGGCCGTGGTCGACCTGTTGCTGGCGCGCGGTGCCAACCCGCAGCACGCGGCGGCCAGCGGCGCCACGCCGTTGTCGGCGGCGGTCAGCATGCGCCAGATCGACATCGTGTCGGCGCTGCTCGACGCCGGCGCCGAACTCGAATATCGCCTGCCGGGCGGTGTCACCGTGCTGATGCTGGCCTCTGCGCTGGGCCTGCCCGACATCGTTGCGCGCCTGCTCACCGCCGGCGCCAACGTGCATGCCGGTGACGCGCAGCAGCTGGGCCCGCTGCATTGCGCGGCGTTGTATGGGTTCAGTGCGCGCGACCGCTCGCGCCTGCTCGCCCTGCTCGACACTCTGCTGCTGGCCGGCGCCGAGCCGGACCAGGCCGCCGCGGGCTCGGTAACGCCGCTGCTGCTGCTGCTGGGCGCGCGCGCCGAACCGGGTACCGCCTGCGACGAACAGGTGGTGCTGGCGGCGGTGGAGCGCCTGCTCGACGAGGACGTGTCGCTGGACGTACGCGACCCGCGCGGATTCGGTCCGCTGCACCTGGCAGCCCTGCACGGCCTGCCGTTGCTGGTGCAGCGCCTGATGCGTGCCGGCGCCGACCCGGACGTGCGCGACGGGCTCAACCGCAACCCGCGCGAAATCGCGGTCATGCGCGGCTTCATCGACGTGGCCGGCGAATTCGCCCCACGCGTCCCCGGCGTGTCCTCGATGGCGCGGTTCCTGCGCGACAACGGCTGA